One region of Chaetodon auriga isolate fChaAug3 chromosome 5, fChaAug3.hap1, whole genome shotgun sequence genomic DNA includes:
- the ube2l3b gene encoding ubiquitin-conjugating enzyme E2 L3b — protein MAASRRLAKELDEIRRSGMKNFRNIQVEESNLLSWQGLIVPDNPPYDKGAFRIEIIFPTEYPFKPPKITFKTKIYHPNIDEKGQVCLPVISAENWKPATKTDQVIQSLIALVNDPQPEHPLRADLAEEYSKDRKKFLKNAEEFTKKHGEKRPMD, from the exons GAACTTGACGAGATTCGCAGGTCTGGAATGAAaaacttcagaaacattcaagtCGAGGAATCAAACCTATTGTCATGGCAAGGGCTCATTGTTCCT GACAACCCTCCTTATGACAAAGGTGCTTTCAGGATCGAAATCATTTTCCCCACCGAGTACCCTTTCAAGCCCCCCAAGATCACATTCAAGACAAAAATCTATCACCCAAACATTGATGAAAAGGGCCAGGTGTGCTTGCCTGTGATCAGCGCAGAAAACTGGAAGCCTGCCACTAAAACTGACCAAG TAATTCAATCCCTCATTGCACTGGTGAACGACCCCCAGCCAGAACATCCCCTGAGGGCAGACCTAGCAGAAGAATACTCAAAAGACCGCAAAAAATTCTTGAAGAATGCCGAAGAGTTTACAAAGAAACATGGCGAAAAGCGGCCAATGGACTGA